The Physeter macrocephalus isolate SW-GA chromosome 17, ASM283717v5, whole genome shotgun sequence nucleotide sequence gaatgaaagaagccaggctcTAAGGAGGGCGTTCGTATGGTTCCACTTGTATGAAGCTGAGCCGCTGGCAAAACGAGATGACTGTGATAAGAGTCAGGACGGTGGTCGGCCTCgtgggtgggtaggtgggggTGACAGGAAAGGGGCGGAGGGGCTTCCAGCGAACTGGTCATGTCTCTTGTCTTGGTGGTCACAAGAGTGTGAGGACTTTGTAAAAAGTCATCTAGGATTTTTGCACCATCCAGAACGTATCTTACACTTAAAAGTGAAAATCAACCTGTCCCACAACGCCGGCACCTCCACTCGACCATcgtggggagaaagaaaagcacTGTGTCCAGGGCGCAACCAGTCCGGCAGCTGGGCACTGGGCGAGTGGTGGGCGCGCGCCCCTCCCCCCTGGGACGTCGGTTTTCCCTCCAAGGGACCCGACTCCTTCTCCCTTCTCGGGGTTTGCGGGGTTTTGTTGGAGGTCAGGCGGCGACACAGGTCTGGGCTTGGCACCTCGCGGGCGCCCTGAGAAAGCCAGCGCGGCCTGTAACGACGGTCGGGGAAGAGACTAAGGCCACTTCTCCATTCGTTAGCCCCACGGCAGGTTCGTTTCACCTTTTACCTCCCGGGGCGGGGCCAGGAGGGAGGCGCGgtaggggcggggcggggcggggcggggcttaGTGGAAGGGGCGGAGAAGTGGCGGGCGGGGCCTCGCCTCGGAACGGAAGCGCGAACTACAGCTCCCACAACACCCCGCCGTCCCGCGGTTGGCCTCTGACGTCGCGAGAAGCAGCCGCTGGGGCGTCTGCGCGGACAAACGGAAGTGTAGGTGACCGTCTGAGACAGCACCGCCAAGCTGGGAACCGGGGAGATGGCAGAGACGGAACCCAAGACCGTGCAGGATCTCACCTCGGTGGTAAGGGACGGCTGTGCGCGGCGCGCCCGAGGCCGCCGCATCCCCGGGGGGCGCCGGCGAAGTCCGAGCACCGAGGCGCCCACTCCGCGGCCGCGCGGGGCAGGTCTCTGGAAACCAGGTTTCTAGAGGCTTCGCGGCCCTGGCCTGTCCACCTTGACCCCCCGGCCGCTGGCTGTAGGTCCCTGCGTCTGCTGACGTGCCCAGCCAGACGCGACCCCGGCTCCCCGCAGCTCTCCTCCTTACCCACTCTGCTCTGCGCGCCCCACCCCAAAACACCCGACGCCTTGGGAATCGCAGCGGGCCCAGACGGGGCGGGGGGCGTCACCAGCCCCCCGAGTCTAATttgacaggtggggaaactgaaacCCGGACAGGGAAATCGAAGGCCACCGAGCTGCGGAGAATTGGGGCCGGAACCCGGAATCCTGGTCTCCCCGTGGCACCAGGGCTCCTATCCTGATCTCGTGAAGGTGTCTCGGGGTAAGCGTGGGctgttgtgttttgttgtttcaCAGGTGCAGACACTCCTGCAACAGATGCAAGATAAATTTCAGACCATGTCCGACCAGATCATTGGAAGAAATATCCTTTATTATGGGGAGGTGTCTCAGACTGACCCCAAGgtgttgtgttttgttgtttcaCAGGTGCAGACACTCCTGCAACAGATGCAAGATAAATTTCAGACCATGTCCGACCAGATCATTGGAAGAAATATCCTTTATTAGTAGTCAGTCTCTGCTGGGCCTTTGGATCCCAGTTTCCGGATGGTGGTGGCGATAAGTGGGTGGTTTGCAGGTCAACTTCCACTAGTCatttaccagattttttttttttttttttttttactgagctTAGATGCACACTTCCTGAGAAGTACTGTGCAAAGAGCTGGGCATACAGCTGAGCTGGATCCCTGGCCGCGAGGAACTTACAGTCTACCGGTAATGCTGCCTAGCATGACTGACTGTTGACCGTGAGCGAAGCGCTCATGTGTGTCGCTCCTGTGATCCTCACCATCACCTGATGAAGCGGTGGTAGCGTTACCTTTGTGTAGCGGATGAGGAACCAGGAAgcttagaaaagtaaaagaacTTGCCCAGGTCCCATCACTAGTAAAGGGGAGGGCTGGGATTTGGTCCTCACCCCGGACTCCTGTGCTCTGAACCAGATTCTAACAGTATGCAAAGGAAATTGGAAAACCACTTTCATGAAGACACTGTGTTGAAGGTTGTAGTCTGCAGGGCCCTGGAGGAGAGGGGTAAGAAGTGGGAGCTGTTGGTGCCGTCTTTAACTTCCCCACTTGATGACATGAGCAGTCGCATTGATGACCTGGAGAAAAACATCGCAGACCTCATGACACAGGCCGGGGTGGAAGAGCTGGACGGGGAAAACAAGATCCCTGCCACACAGAAGAGTTGAAGGTGAGGGGAGCGAGGGACAGTAGAAGTGTGGTGCATGTCCCTGTGGTTTTGATGTAGTCGGACTTTCTCCGGATCTGTCCCCAGCCAGGATCTAGCAAGCGTCCCTTGTATTGTTCCCCTTGTGGACTCCAGGCTTTGAATTTATCATGCCAAACTAATTCCTTGTGAAGaatttattttccctgtttttatCAATGAGACCTAGATCTCTAGTTAAGACCA carries:
- the HSBP1 gene encoding heat shock factor-binding protein 1, whose product is MAETEPKTVQDLTSVVQTLLQQMQDKFQTMSDQIIGRIDDMSSRIDDLEKNIADLMTQAGVEELDGENKIPATQKS